In the genome of Theropithecus gelada isolate Dixy chromosome 19, Tgel_1.0, whole genome shotgun sequence, the window tttgaacgCTTTGTTTTCTGATTCTACCCAATGCCTTCAGCAGGATGGTTCTGCCCTGgaactcttttgttgttgttgttgttgttgagacagagtctcactctgttgccccggctggagtgcagtggcacgatctcagctcactgcaaactccgtctcctgggttcaaggaattctcctgcctcagcctcccgagtagctgggattacaggcacccgccaccacacctggctaatttttgtatttttagtagagatgggggggttcaccatgttggccaggctggtctcgaacccctgacctcaggtgatccacctgcctcagcctcccaaagtgctgggattacaggcatgagccactgtgcccaggcataTAGTCACTGTTTTCTTGGCCGTTCATGAACATGTGAACAGCAGGGAAGAACTGGAGTTGTTCAATGCCCTCATGCCCTGCTGAGGTTGAACAAGGTGATGCTCCACCTTCTTATTTCAGCTTTCAGTATATACAAGTGtccttcaggctgggcgcggtggctcacacctgtgatcccagcactttgggacgctgaggcggtggatcacctgagatcgggagttcgagaccagcctgaccaacgtggagaaacctcatctttactacaaaatacaaaattagccgggcgtggtggcgggcacctgtaatcccagctacttggaaggcggaggcaggagaatcgcttgaaccttggaggcggaggttgcagtgaaccgagatctcaccattgcactccagcctgggcaacgagagtgaaactctgtctcaaaaccaaccaaccaaccaacaaacaaaacaaacacacacacacgaaaacaaaacaaaaaataaacaagtgtcCTTCTTGCGATCTATTTAATCTCATGTTTTTcccacttttgtattttttgttggtggtgtcACTGTTTAAATGACCCCCAAGCGTAATCCTAAATGCAAGGGGTTATGGCACACCTTATGGGGAAAATGTGTGTATTAGAgaagcttcattcaggcatgCGTTCAGCCCTGTTGGTCTTGAGTTCCGTGCTAATTAATCAGCATTATGTATTCAATAAAacatctttaaacagaaacacatataaaAGAAGGTTACTTATTAGTCATTAACAAAAACGTTGTGACCAGAGGCTCTCAAGAAACTAACCTTCTATTTCCCCTAGAAGCACCAGCTTagtattcactaattcagtgtACGTGGCTACTTTCTAGAACACACTTGCCACATATAGCAAGAATTGACTGCATCATCTTATTTTAGATTCACAGAGATCTATGAAACTTCGATCTCCAcatcacagatgagaaaactgagccttgaagagataaagaaaattgcCCATCATCAATGATGCAGCCTGGATAGCAAACATATCCTTTGTCCTGTTACTCAAAGAATACTTAagaaaggccaggcgtggtggctcatgcctgtaatcccagcactttgggaggccgaggggaggtcgatcgcttgaggtcaggagttcgagaccagcctggccaaatccctgtctctactaaaaatgcaaaaattagctgggcgtggtggcgagtgcctatagtcccggctacttgagaggctgaggcaggacaatcgcttgaacccaggaggtggaggttgcagtgagccgagatcacgccacagcactctagcctgggctataaaacgagactctgtcaaaaaacaaaaacaaaaacaagaacaaaaaacaaaacaaaaaaaaccgaaAAACTTAAGGAAGCTCACAAAGCTCATAGGTGTTTAGGAAACAAATGTCCTCtgccatgttaaaaaaaaaaaaaaaaaaaaaagaagaggctgggcgcggtggctcacgcctgtaatcccagcactttgggagaacaaggcaggtggattatgaggtcaggagatcgagaccatcctggctaacacggtgaaaccctgtctctactaaaaatacaaaaaattagccgggcgtggtggcgggcgcctgtagtcccagctactcgggaggctgaggcaggagaatggcgtgaacctggggaggcggagcttgcagtgagccgagatcgcgccactgcactccagtctggaggggcacagagcaagactccgtctcaataaaaaaaaaaaaaaaaaaaaagaaaaaaaagaaaaaaaaagtatactggCAGCTGGAGTAGGAGACAACCTGCAGGGGAAGTCCCTGAGCATACTATTATCTTCTTGGAATGAATGGGGTCGATCAAGGGGACTCAAGCTGGAGTCACCAGGGGAGCTTTAGAAGGTGTGATGCCTGGGCACCACCTTAGGACTTTCTGAATGAATTGAGATGGGCAGCATACTGGTTatagagaatttttaaagttctacAGTCGAGTGGAACCTAGATCAAAGTTCAGAAGCACtggggccaagcacggtggctcatgcctgtaatcccagccctttgggaggctgaggcgggcagatcacttgaggtcaggagttcgagaccagcctgggcaacatagtgaaacccttgtctactaaaagtacaaaaaattagcctggcacggtggtgcacccctgtaatcccagcaactttgcTTTCTACTTGGGCTTGACCAATGGGATGCACTGGCAGGAGATTAGAGGGAAGAAGGTTGAGGTATTAATTCCCTTGGCTCCCATGGATTGGTCACTTCCACAGCCACTTtcttgcactctctctctctctctctcttttttttttttttttttttttttgagacggggttttgcttttgtcgcccaggctggagtgcaacggcaccatttcggctcaatgcaacctccacctcccgggttcaagtgattctcctgcctcagctcccgagtagctgggattatagatgcccgccgccacggctggctaatttttgtatttttagtagagacggggtttcaccatgttggccaggctggtctcaaactcctgacctcaggtggatcctcctgcctcagcttcccaaagtgctgggattacaggcgtgagccattgtgccctgcctctctgtctgtcttttctACCCaatcttctctcctccctccctcccattctcTCCTATTCTGTCTCTCGCTTACTCTCCATCtctgtcctttttcttcctcccttgttCTCCCACGCTCTCCATTCCAGGAATTTCTCTTCCCCTCACTGTTCAGGTATTGCTCTTACTATCCCTGAATACTGCACTATTATCTGTAGTTTCCAGTTTCCTCTAACTACCCAATTTGAGCGTGCAGTAAGCTTCCTGACTGACATGTTAACCTCAACCAACCCCCCTACACTAGCCAGACATCTTCCGATATGTCTCTGGTCACCTCACTCTCCACTCTCTTCAATGACCATGACACACCTACCCCACTATACCCATCCCTCTATTATCACAAGATTGCTTTTCCTACTACTTTCctgagaaaatacaataaaaaaactcTCTCACATACGAATCCCCTCAAATTTATGAATCGGCTTATATCTGCACACACTCACTTTTTCTTATACCTTGTAGCAATGGAAGATCTGTTTCTACTGAGGGTGACTCTACTTCCTCCTCCTGGAATCATCCCATCTCTTCCTACTTTCTCAGAGCCTTCTATCAGATAGTTCCTCTCTActattctttgttattttctttcattttttttttttcttttgagatgaggtcttgctatgttgcccaggctagtctttttttttttttttttttgagacggaatcgcgctctgtcgcccaggctggagtgcagtggccggatctcagctcactgcaagctccgcctcccgggtttacaccattctcctgcctcagcctcccgagtagctgggactacaggcactcgccaccttgcctggctagattttgtattttttagtagagacggggtttcaccgggttagccaggatggtctcgatctcctgacctcgtgatccgcccatctcggcctcccaaagtgctgggattacaggcttgagccaccgcacctggccccaggctagtcttgaactccagggctcaagcaatcctcctgcctctgcctcccaaagtgctgggattacaggcatcagccaccactcttggcttcCATAATCAAATTGGATTCTATCCAGATTCTGCTTACTGAACGATGCTCTGTGGCTTCTCTTTGGACTTAGCCAACTCTCAAGTGCTGGCATGCCCACTGCCCGGCTCCCAGGGCACCCACCATGGACCAGCCCCAGTGGCCTTCCCTCACTTTGTACAATGCACCCAGTTTTGTTGCCCTTGTTTGTGTGGTTCATATCTGACCTTTTTTAAACCTCACTCTGATACTTTCCCTCCACACCTGTATTCCTACCTCAGGTATCACCTCAGTTATCaccttcttttctctgttttaaaaatattctttattaagGTCATGCATTTTTAATAcatgttagtttttaaaacagttttaagtcacagaaaaattgagtagTAGGTACAAAAATTTCCCATGTACACATAGCCTCCGTGTTATCAATATCCTCCACCAGACTGGAACATTGGTTACAACTGACGaatctacattgacacatcactATCACCCAAAGTCCGTATGCTTactttacttcatttattttattttagaggtgGGTCTCCCtttcatcacagctcactgcaaccttgaactgttaaactcaggtgatcctcctgcctcaacttcctgagtagctgagactacaagtgtgtgccaccatgcctagttaattaaaaaaaatttttttttttttagaaacagggtcttactatattggtccacgttggtcttgaactcctggcctcaagcagtccttccttttcagcctcccgaagagctgggattataagcatgagccaccacgcctaccccatagacttaatttttaaaagggacTAATTTTACACAGTTAGCAATTAAAGTGCTGAGGCTAAACTACAGATTTCATATTAAAACCCCATAATCCTTAATCAAAAACCTCTAGTTATTTAGTTAGATCACCTTCAACTCAtatcccagaaaaataaaaaataaaaaaataaaaaaacccctCTCTAATGAGAAAGAGTTCTCCTCTGCCAACAAAAACTATAGGTTCTTTCCAAGGAGAACGATTAAACGTCTTCATCCCCCTCCCCTGGTAAATCTCGCCATCATTCACAGTATTTCCAAATTCGGTCCTTGTTAAAATTCTTGGTCAGTGAACACCATTTTTTCCCAAATGCTTCCCCATGGTCAGTACAATCCCAGTAGATCAAGCGTCTGTACCAGAAGGGAAACACACAGCTTGCAAAATctgcagaagagaaagaggaagaagcagtCTGAGTAAGAAACCTTTCTAATTTGCACCCCCTCCACCACACcatgaacacacatgcacacatatgcacacacgtgcacacatgcgcacacatgtgtgtgcatgcacgtgaacaaatgtgcacacacacatgcacactcacaaagacatacatgtatgcacacatgtgcgcacacacacacacatgcaaatacacACTTTTGCTTCCTATTCAGTATCATCTGCTCTGCCCTATTTCACCAAAGGCACATGGGAACAATATTGGTGGGGGATTCAGATCCCATATTACTTTgatgttctaccaaaaagattcttttcaaaataatgtggTCGAAATGCTCATCTCTTTGGTGCAATGTGATTTTTATATCGTAAGAAATTGaacatcttttattttcacaatttaaTTGGCTATGGATTCTATTTTCAGAACCCTCTTGTGCTTCTCCCCACATCCCAGCCTCAGAGACCAAGATTACTGCTCTGAGGTATTTAGAGGCAGGACACTCACCTTCGGCAGAGCAATACTTCCAGTATCCTTCGTAAGTCTCATTTAACGAGCACCACTTGTGTCTTGACTTGGACCTGATGCAGTCATAGTAGGTTCCGTTTTTATAGTGGAATGGAAAGACACACTCCCCatctagagaaaacaaaattcttcCTCTGTTTCCGGGTGTGTTGAGAGAGAGGTTATCAAGCCACTGTCTTCCTAGGGGCTGCTGCCCTTTGAAATCAGAGTCATTGGCTGTGACTGTAGTAAATGTTATTGTGCCGCTCAATAGCAGAGCTTTGGCTCTCTAATGACAAAGgtcttttgttttatattgctGCCCCTGCCCTACTTTTTTCCCAGGGTATAAACAGTCTCAAAATTTTGCTTAGCATTTGCTCCAGTTTCAGAAATCTCTCGTAAGCATAGAAACATAAATGTGGGCATTTATCTACCAAACAATTCTTCCCCCCTGCCCCTGGATCTCTTATTTTCACTTCCTTCcatcatctctctttctctccttctcccagacaactatacatgtgtgtatgtgtgtcatctgggtatatatatgttgtatggttatacatatatacttatatatgttacattgttttatatatatgctgTATGGTTAATACAGgatatatatagttatatgtgcatacacacagacacacatgcatgaTTTTTTGCCAcccttcaaaatacataaatgtggGCATTTATCTACCAAACAATTCTTCCCCCCGC includes:
- the LOC112611900 gene encoding binder of sperm protein homolog 1-like, which encodes MARHMGLLLVWVCLFRGVVGGVVGGLFNVLEEGFGVEGLPANRSFDVNKDELSSTVETISHFPEIEDGECVFPFHYKNGTYYDCIRSKSRHKWCSLNETYEGYWKYCSAEDFASCVFPFWYRRLIYWDCTDHGEAFGKKWCSLTKNFNKDRIWKYCE